A single window of Leclercia adecarboxylata DNA harbors:
- the bamE gene encoding outer membrane protein assembly factor BamE: MKVTQVNSLGVKIPGLILLGLFCMAMLSGCIRNVDRTQQGTVSKLQESDLDKKLVTGKTTKKDVLLLLGRPDIPQDYNHQNTWLYHSKVKGRALYVVVPVFYDESVTLVLTFNENKILTHREYKKA; the protein is encoded by the coding sequence ATGAAGGTTACACAAGTAAATAGTCTCGGTGTGAAAATACCGGGGCTTATTTTGTTGGGCTTATTTTGTATGGCTATGCTCAGCGGTTGTATAAGGAATGTCGATCGTACGCAACAGGGAACCGTCAGTAAACTCCAGGAAAGCGACCTGGATAAAAAGTTGGTGACGGGTAAAACAACCAAAAAGGATGTGTTACTGCTGTTAGGGCGACCCGATATTCCGCAGGATTACAACCATCAGAATACGTGGTTATATCATTCGAAGGTTAAAGGACGCGCGCTGTATGTGGTCGTTCCTGTGTTTTATGATGAGTCCGTAACGCTGGTACTGACTTTTAATGAAAATAAAATACTTACCCACCGGGAATATAAAAAGGCGTAA
- a CDS encoding M20 family metallopeptidase → MNLEHYIEELKTLVNVDCGTKTLDGVATVAGIMQRLWQAEGWHTEQVDLGDRVGPGVFVTNKPQAEKFDVLLVGHLDTVFAPGTAAARPLSQDDTRLYGPGVSDMKSGLLNILWAMRGLDVADKQRLSIAVAMNPDEETGSVYSHEWIGELAKRSRCVLVCEAARADGSLVKARKGMAGYQLHFSGVAAHAGNDPEKGRSAIVALAHSILAINGLTDLTRGTTLNVGVIQGGSAGNVVADIADAELDVRFWENDEYDRVHQALEALCAKGFLDGVTTTLTRINHKPAMATSDETRALMARVEQAGREEEIAITWQAVGGGSDANHTAALGIPTLDGFGPIGAGFHSPAEWLDKASIEPRIRLLKRVVSML, encoded by the coding sequence ATGAATCTTGAACACTACATTGAAGAGCTGAAAACCCTGGTCAATGTCGACTGCGGGACCAAAACCCTCGACGGCGTGGCGACGGTGGCGGGCATTATGCAGCGCCTGTGGCAGGCCGAAGGCTGGCATACCGAACAGGTTGATCTGGGCGATCGGGTGGGCCCCGGCGTGTTTGTTACCAACAAGCCGCAGGCGGAAAAATTCGACGTGCTGCTGGTGGGCCACCTCGACACGGTGTTTGCCCCGGGCACGGCGGCAGCGCGTCCGTTAAGTCAGGATGACACCCGGCTGTACGGCCCTGGCGTCTCGGACATGAAGAGCGGCCTGCTGAATATTCTGTGGGCGATGCGCGGGCTGGACGTGGCTGATAAACAGCGGCTGTCGATTGCGGTGGCGATGAACCCGGATGAAGAGACCGGTTCCGTTTACTCACACGAATGGATCGGCGAGCTGGCAAAACGGTCCCGCTGCGTGCTGGTGTGCGAAGCCGCCCGCGCCGACGGGTCGCTGGTGAAAGCGCGTAAAGGGATGGCCGGCTATCAGCTGCACTTCAGCGGCGTGGCGGCCCATGCGGGTAACGACCCGGAGAAAGGCCGTTCGGCGATCGTGGCGCTGGCCCACAGCATTCTGGCGATTAACGGGCTGACCGACCTGACGCGCGGCACCACGCTGAACGTCGGGGTGATCCAAGGCGGCAGCGCGGGAAACGTGGTGGCCGACATCGCCGACGCCGAGCTGGACGTGCGCTTCTGGGAAAACGACGAATACGACCGGGTGCATCAGGCGCTGGAGGCATTATGTGCGAAAGGTTTTCTCGACGGGGTGACCACCACTCTCACCCGCATCAACCACAAACCGGCGATGGCCACCAGCGATGAGACGCGTGCGTTGATGGCACGGGTTGAGCAAGCCGGACGCGAAGAGGAGATCGCCATTACCTGGCAGGCGGTCGGCGGCGGCAGCGATGCGAACCATACCGCGGCCTTGGGTATCCCGACCCTCGACGGTTTTGGCCCGATCGGCGCCGGTTTCCACAGCCCGGCGGAGTGGCTGGATAAGGCGTCGATTGAACCGCGGATCAGGTTGTTAAAGCGGGTGGTGTCGATGTTGTAA